In the genome of Drosophila subpulchrella strain 33 F10 #4 breed RU33 chromosome 2L, RU_Dsub_v1.1 Primary Assembly, whole genome shotgun sequence, one region contains:
- the LOC119547461 gene encoding lysosomal alpha-mannosidase isoform X2 codes for MSAKTSVWLAFLCALGCLIHDADLRSVQQKASQCGYQSCHATKPNMLNVHLVAHTHDDVGWLKTVDQYYYGSETRIQKAGVQYIIDSVVEALLRDPEKRFIYVESAFFFKWWKEQTTKVQDAVKMLVEQGRLEFIGGAWSMNDEATTHYQSVIDQFSWGLRLLNDTFGECGRPRVGWQIDPFGHSREMASMFAQMGFDGMFFGRLDYQDKDERLMTKNAEMIWHGSANLGEESDLFSGALYNNYQAPDGFCFDILCSDAPIIDGKHSPDNNVKERVDTFLEYVTKMSTQFRTPNVILTMGEDFHYQNADMWYKNLDKLIKYANERQANGSNINLLYSTPSCYLKSLHDAGITWPTKSDDFFPYASDPHAYWTGYFTSRPTLKRYERDGNHFLQVCKQLSALAPNKSGEFGPHLTFMRETLGIMQHHDAITGTEKEKVALDYAKRMSVAFRACGATTRNVLNQLTVKSKENVKDKMAKYVFDFKTCPLLNITACPVSEVNDRFALTLYNPLGHTVNEYVRIPVPDPSYKIIDNKGVTLETQAVPIPQALIDIKHRNSTAKYELVFLATNIPPLGYRTYYIERQESTESSKMPKALPKRTSSVFQIGNSHIKLGFDTNGFLYDVTADGLTRLVSQEFLFYEGAVGNNAEFLNRSSGAYIFRPNENKIHFATDQVEIEVYKGDLVHEVHQKFNDWISQVVRVYNKNSFAEFEWLVGPIPIDDGIGKEVITRFNSDIESEGIFRTDSNGREMIKRKLNHRDTWSVRINEEVAGNYYPITTKIDLEDDTARMAILTDRAQGGSSLKDGSLELMVHRRLLKDDAFGVGEALNETEFGDGLIARGKHHLFFGKSTDREGVSLKGIERLTQLEKLLPPWKFFSNMEAYSADEWQTSFTNSFTGISLVLPKPVHLLTLEPWHENQLLVRFEHIMENGEDASYSQPVQFNVKNVLSAFDIEGIRETTLDGNAWLDESRRLQFVPDPEQAAFNTYATFSQPAKSVHLLSAEKPLLGVKYAEEALPAGQLGAQSNRIKREMDSDQVNQAEGRSSKSTEGAYNSFKADSGNQEYIIELSPMEIRTFIVYLAVA; via the exons ATGTCCGCAAAGACTTCTGTGTGGCTTGCATTCCTTTGCGCCCTTGGCTGCCTAATTCACGATGCCGATTTGCGGAGTGTTCAACAAAAGGCTTCTCAGTGCGGCTATCAG AGCTGCCATGCTACAAAACCGAATATGCTGAACGTTCATCTTGTGGCTCACACGCATGATGATGTCGGATGGCTAAAAACTGTTGACCAATATTACTATGGCAGCGAGACTAGGATCCAGAAAGCTGGAGTGCAATACATAATCGATTCGGTTGTGGAGGCCTTGCTGAGAGACCCAGAGAAACGATTCATCTATGTCGAATCTGCATTTTTCTTCAAGTGGTGGAAGGAGCAGACTACTAAAGTCCAGGATGCTGTGAAGATGTTGGTGGAGCAGGGTAGACTTGAATTCATTGGCGGCGCTTGGAGCATGAATGACGAGGCAACCACCCACTATCAAAGTGTGATTGATCAATTTTCTTGGGGATTGAG ACTTTTGAATGATACCTTTGGAGAGTGTGGACGTCCGCGAGTTGGATGGCAAATCGATCCCTTCGGTCACTCCAGGGAAATGGCCTCCATGTTCGCGCAAATGGGTTTCGATGGAATGTTCTTTGGACGATTGGACTACCAAGATAAGGACGAACGTCTTATGACCAAAAATGCTGAAATGATATGGCACGGATCTGCGAATCTGG GAGAGGAATCGGATCTGTTTAGTGGCGCTCTTTATAATAACTACCAGGCACCAGATGGTTTCTGTTTCGATATTTTATGCAGCGATGCCCCTATAATTGATGGCAAACACAGCCCCGATAACAATGTGAAAGAGCGC GTGGATACCTTCTTGGAGTATGTTACGAAAATGTCCACACAGTTCCGCACTCCTAACGTGATCCTTACCATGGGTGAGGACTTCCACTACCAAAACGCCGATATGTGGTACAAGAACCTGGATAAATTGATTAA ATATGCCAATGAGCGCCAGGCGAATGGTTCGAATATAAACCTTCTCTACTCGACCCCATCGTGTTATCTGAAATCGCTGCACGATGCTGGTATTACTTGGCCCACCAAGAGCGACGACTTCTTCCCATACGCATCCGATCCCCATGCCTACTGGACCGGGTACTTCACATCGCGTCCGACTTTGAAGCGGTACGAACGGGATGGTAATCATTTCCTGCAAGTTTGCAAGCAGTTGAGTGCTCTGGCCCCCAACAAGTCCGGAGAATTTGGTCCTCACTTGACCTTCATGCGCGAAACCCTTGGAATAATGCAGCACCATGATGCCATAACTGGAACGGAAAAGGAGAAGGTTGCCTTGGACTATGCCAAGCGAATGAGTGTTGCCTTCAGAGCCTGTGGCGCCACCACTCGAAATGTGTTGAATCAATTGACGGTAAAATCGAAGGAGAATGTCAAGGATAAGATGGCCAAATATGTGTTTGACTTCAAAACCTGTCCCTTACTAAACATCACTGCCTGTCCCGTTTCCGAGGTGAACGACAGATTTGCGCTAACCCTTTACAATCCTCTGGGTCACACTGTCAATGAGTATGTGAGGATTCCCGTGCCAGATCCCAGTTACAAGATCATCGATAACAAGG gCGTGACTTTGGAAACTCAAGCTGTTCCGATCCCCCAAGCACTTATCGACATTAAGCACAGAAATTCTACTGCCAAATATGAACTAGTTTTCCTTGCCACCAACATTCCACCTCTGGGATATCGAACATATTATATTGAAAGACAAGAAAGCACTGAAAGTTCCAAAATGCCAAAGGCTTTGCCGAAGAGAACTTCTAGTGTTTTTCAAATTGGAAACAGT CACATTAAACTTGGGTTCGACACCAATGGTTTCCTTTATGACGTAACAGCTGATGGTCTTACCAGATTGGTCAGTCAGGAATTTTTGTTCTACGAAGGTGCAGTCGGAAACAATGCTGAATTCCTCAATCGGTCATCTGGGGCCTACATCTTCCGGCCCAACGAAAACAAGATTCACTTTGCCACCGACCAAGTAGAAATTGAAGTTTACAAGGGCGATTTGGTTCACGAAGTCCATCAGAAGTTCAACGATTGGATTAGCCAGGTGGTGCGTGTCTATAACAAGAACTCCTTTGCGGAGTTTGAGTGGTTGGTTGGACCGATTCCCATCGACGATGGCATTGGCAAGGAAGTCATAACACGCTTTAACTCCGACATTGAGTCAGAGGGCATTTTCCGCACCGATTCAAATG GTCGCGAAATGATTAAGAGGAAACTTAACCACCGTGATACGTGGAGCGTAAGAATCAACGAGGAAGTGGCAGGCAATTATTACCCTATTACGACTAAAATAGATCTGGAGGACGATACTGCCCGCATGGCAATCCTGACGGATAGAGCCCAGGGAGGCAGCTCCTTGAAGGATGGATCCTTGGAACTGATGGTTCACCGTCGTCTATTAAAGGACGATGCCTTTGGAGTGGGCGAGGCTCTTAATGAAACTGAGTTCGGTGATGGACTGATCGCTCGGGGAAAGCACCATCTTTTCTTTGGAAAATCTACTGATCGGGAAGGTGTCTCCCTCAAGGGAATTGAGAGATTAACCCAACTGGAGAAGCTGCTGCCCCCATGGAAGTTCTTCAGCAATATGGAGGCTTATAGTGCGGATGAGTGGCAGACTTCCTTTACTAACTCC TTCACTGGGATTTCTTTGGTTCTGCCAAAGCCCGTACATCTTCTTACCTTGGAACCTTGGCATGAGAACCAACTTCTGGTGCGATTCGAGCATATAATGGAGAACGGAGAGGATGCTTCGTACTCACAGCCCGTTCAGTTCAATGTTAAGAACGTCCTAAGTGCCTTCGACATTGAGGGGATTCGTGAAACAACTTTGGATGGTAACGCCTGGTTGGACGAGTCTCGACGACTGCAATTCGTTCCGGATCCCGAGCAAGCCGCATTTAACACTTATGCCACATTCTCGCAACCGGCGAAGTCTGTTCACCTCCTAAGTGCCGAGAAACCTTTGCTGGGTGTTAAGTACGCTGAGGAAGCTTTGCCAGCCGGACAACTGGGGGCCCAGAGTAACCGAATTAAGCGCGAAATGGATTCAGATCAGGTTAATCAGGCTGAGGGACGATCCTCTAAGTCGACGGAGGGTGCCTACAATTCCTTCAAGGCAGATAGCGGCAATCAAGAATACATTATCGAACTGAGCCCCATGGAGATCCGTACATTTATTGTATACTTAGCAGTAGCCTAA
- the LOC119547461 gene encoding lysosomal alpha-mannosidase isoform X1, producing MSAKTSVWLAFLCALGCLIHDADLRSVQQKASQCGYQSCHATKPNMLNVHLVAHTHDDVGWLKTVDQYYYGSETRIQKAGVQYIIDSVVEALLRDPEKRFIYVESAFFFKWWKEQTTKVQDAVKMLVEQGRLEFIGGAWSMNDEATTHYQSVIDQFSWGLRLLNDTFGECGRPRVGWQIDPFGHSREMASMFAQMGFDGMFFGRLDYQDKDERLMTKNAEMIWHGSANLGEESDLFSGALYNNYQAPDGFCFDILCSDAPIIDGKHSPDNNVKERIDTFLDFAKTQSQYYRTNNIIITMGGDFTYQAAQVYYKNLDKLIRYANERQANGSNINLLYSTPSCYLKSLHDAGITWPTKSDDFFPYASDPHAYWTGYFTSRPTLKRYERDGNHFLQVCKQLSALAPNKSGEFGPHLTFMRETLGIMQHHDAITGTEKEKVALDYAKRMSVAFRACGATTRNVLNQLTVKSKENVKDKMAKYVFDFKTCPLLNITACPVSEVNDRFALTLYNPLGHTVNEYVRIPVPDPSYKIIDNKGVTLETQAVPIPQALIDIKHRNSTAKYELVFLATNIPPLGYRTYYIERQESTESSKMPKALPKRTSSVFQIGNSHIKLGFDTNGFLYDVTADGLTRLVSQEFLFYEGAVGNNAEFLNRSSGAYIFRPNENKIHFATDQVEIEVYKGDLVHEVHQKFNDWISQVVRVYNKNSFAEFEWLVGPIPIDDGIGKEVITRFNSDIESEGIFRTDSNGREMIKRKLNHRDTWSVRINEEVAGNYYPITTKIDLEDDTARMAILTDRAQGGSSLKDGSLELMVHRRLLKDDAFGVGEALNETEFGDGLIARGKHHLFFGKSTDREGVSLKGIERLTQLEKLLPPWKFFSNMEAYSADEWQTSFTNSFTGISLVLPKPVHLLTLEPWHENQLLVRFEHIMENGEDASYSQPVQFNVKNVLSAFDIEGIRETTLDGNAWLDESRRLQFVPDPEQAAFNTYATFSQPAKSVHLLSAEKPLLGVKYAEEALPAGQLGAQSNRIKREMDSDQVNQAEGRSSKSTEGAYNSFKADSGNQEYIIELSPMEIRTFIVYLAVA from the exons ATGTCCGCAAAGACTTCTGTGTGGCTTGCATTCCTTTGCGCCCTTGGCTGCCTAATTCACGATGCCGATTTGCGGAGTGTTCAACAAAAGGCTTCTCAGTGCGGCTATCAG AGCTGCCATGCTACAAAACCGAATATGCTGAACGTTCATCTTGTGGCTCACACGCATGATGATGTCGGATGGCTAAAAACTGTTGACCAATATTACTATGGCAGCGAGACTAGGATCCAGAAAGCTGGAGTGCAATACATAATCGATTCGGTTGTGGAGGCCTTGCTGAGAGACCCAGAGAAACGATTCATCTATGTCGAATCTGCATTTTTCTTCAAGTGGTGGAAGGAGCAGACTACTAAAGTCCAGGATGCTGTGAAGATGTTGGTGGAGCAGGGTAGACTTGAATTCATTGGCGGCGCTTGGAGCATGAATGACGAGGCAACCACCCACTATCAAAGTGTGATTGATCAATTTTCTTGGGGATTGAG ACTTTTGAATGATACCTTTGGAGAGTGTGGACGTCCGCGAGTTGGATGGCAAATCGATCCCTTCGGTCACTCCAGGGAAATGGCCTCCATGTTCGCGCAAATGGGTTTCGATGGAATGTTCTTTGGACGATTGGACTACCAAGATAAGGACGAACGTCTTATGACCAAAAATGCTGAAATGATATGGCACGGATCTGCGAATCTGG GAGAGGAATCGGATCTGTTTAGTGGCGCTCTTTATAATAACTACCAGGCACCAGATGGTTTCTGTTTCGATATTTTATGCAGCGATGCCCCTATAATTGATGGCAAACACAGCCCCGATAACAATGTGAAAGAGCGC ATCGATACGTTTTTGGATTTCGCCAAGACCCAATCCCAATACTACCGCACCAACAATATCATTATCACAATGGGTGGTGATTTCACATACCAGGCTGCCCAGGTGTATTACAAGAACCTTGACAAATTGATACG ATATGCCAATGAGCGCCAGGCGAATGGTTCGAATATAAACCTTCTCTACTCGACCCCATCGTGTTATCTGAAATCGCTGCACGATGCTGGTATTACTTGGCCCACCAAGAGCGACGACTTCTTCCCATACGCATCCGATCCCCATGCCTACTGGACCGGGTACTTCACATCGCGTCCGACTTTGAAGCGGTACGAACGGGATGGTAATCATTTCCTGCAAGTTTGCAAGCAGTTGAGTGCTCTGGCCCCCAACAAGTCCGGAGAATTTGGTCCTCACTTGACCTTCATGCGCGAAACCCTTGGAATAATGCAGCACCATGATGCCATAACTGGAACGGAAAAGGAGAAGGTTGCCTTGGACTATGCCAAGCGAATGAGTGTTGCCTTCAGAGCCTGTGGCGCCACCACTCGAAATGTGTTGAATCAATTGACGGTAAAATCGAAGGAGAATGTCAAGGATAAGATGGCCAAATATGTGTTTGACTTCAAAACCTGTCCCTTACTAAACATCACTGCCTGTCCCGTTTCCGAGGTGAACGACAGATTTGCGCTAACCCTTTACAATCCTCTGGGTCACACTGTCAATGAGTATGTGAGGATTCCCGTGCCAGATCCCAGTTACAAGATCATCGATAACAAGG gCGTGACTTTGGAAACTCAAGCTGTTCCGATCCCCCAAGCACTTATCGACATTAAGCACAGAAATTCTACTGCCAAATATGAACTAGTTTTCCTTGCCACCAACATTCCACCTCTGGGATATCGAACATATTATATTGAAAGACAAGAAAGCACTGAAAGTTCCAAAATGCCAAAGGCTTTGCCGAAGAGAACTTCTAGTGTTTTTCAAATTGGAAACAGT CACATTAAACTTGGGTTCGACACCAATGGTTTCCTTTATGACGTAACAGCTGATGGTCTTACCAGATTGGTCAGTCAGGAATTTTTGTTCTACGAAGGTGCAGTCGGAAACAATGCTGAATTCCTCAATCGGTCATCTGGGGCCTACATCTTCCGGCCCAACGAAAACAAGATTCACTTTGCCACCGACCAAGTAGAAATTGAAGTTTACAAGGGCGATTTGGTTCACGAAGTCCATCAGAAGTTCAACGATTGGATTAGCCAGGTGGTGCGTGTCTATAACAAGAACTCCTTTGCGGAGTTTGAGTGGTTGGTTGGACCGATTCCCATCGACGATGGCATTGGCAAGGAAGTCATAACACGCTTTAACTCCGACATTGAGTCAGAGGGCATTTTCCGCACCGATTCAAATG GTCGCGAAATGATTAAGAGGAAACTTAACCACCGTGATACGTGGAGCGTAAGAATCAACGAGGAAGTGGCAGGCAATTATTACCCTATTACGACTAAAATAGATCTGGAGGACGATACTGCCCGCATGGCAATCCTGACGGATAGAGCCCAGGGAGGCAGCTCCTTGAAGGATGGATCCTTGGAACTGATGGTTCACCGTCGTCTATTAAAGGACGATGCCTTTGGAGTGGGCGAGGCTCTTAATGAAACTGAGTTCGGTGATGGACTGATCGCTCGGGGAAAGCACCATCTTTTCTTTGGAAAATCTACTGATCGGGAAGGTGTCTCCCTCAAGGGAATTGAGAGATTAACCCAACTGGAGAAGCTGCTGCCCCCATGGAAGTTCTTCAGCAATATGGAGGCTTATAGTGCGGATGAGTGGCAGACTTCCTTTACTAACTCC TTCACTGGGATTTCTTTGGTTCTGCCAAAGCCCGTACATCTTCTTACCTTGGAACCTTGGCATGAGAACCAACTTCTGGTGCGATTCGAGCATATAATGGAGAACGGAGAGGATGCTTCGTACTCACAGCCCGTTCAGTTCAATGTTAAGAACGTCCTAAGTGCCTTCGACATTGAGGGGATTCGTGAAACAACTTTGGATGGTAACGCCTGGTTGGACGAGTCTCGACGACTGCAATTCGTTCCGGATCCCGAGCAAGCCGCATTTAACACTTATGCCACATTCTCGCAACCGGCGAAGTCTGTTCACCTCCTAAGTGCCGAGAAACCTTTGCTGGGTGTTAAGTACGCTGAGGAAGCTTTGCCAGCCGGACAACTGGGGGCCCAGAGTAACCGAATTAAGCGCGAAATGGATTCAGATCAGGTTAATCAGGCTGAGGGACGATCCTCTAAGTCGACGGAGGGTGCCTACAATTCCTTCAAGGCAGATAGCGGCAATCAAGAATACATTATCGAACTGAGCCCCATGGAGATCCGTACATTTATTGTATACTTAGCAGTAGCCTAA
- the LOC119548097 gene encoding lysosomal alpha-mannosidase produces MDYFSGVLVFITLFLLNPVISETTCGFKACPNTKLNMINVHLVPHSHDDVGWLKTVDQYYYGSQNSIQHAGVQYILDTVVEELLKDSKRRFIQVETFFFSKWYSEQTETVQRVVQKLVADGRLEFAGGAWSMNDEATAHYQSVIDQFKLGLKYLKDIFGDCGRPTVGWQIDPFGHSREMASIFAQMGYNGQFFARMDYLDKLKRLLYQEMEMIWQSSEYLKNSNIFTGMLYNHYSAPPGFCFDINCQDAPIIDGESYDNNVDQRVSDFIDYVKKMAEFYRSTHIMVPMGDDFQYEDAGVNFKNMDKLIKYVNDRQLAGSQVNVFYSTPSCYLYELHQLHQTWPNKTEDFFPYSSDSHSYWTGYFTSRPTQKRFHRDGNHFFQTVKQLSVLANLTDTQHLENLESLSQAMGIMQHHDAVTGTEKQAVARDYDRMLFKAIVGAENNARDALRSLTNLTSGEFESCLELNISACAFTQNTANNVVVTLVNPLAHSSTQYVRVPVKNENYIVTDEKGREIPSQVIPIPWEVLALEHRSNGTQHELVFKASVEKIANFLIRVLPTPKNIEEHHRDFPEEKAQDGADELIVENSLVKLTFDTTTGGLKTIEMNGIAETIQQSFGVYKGFRGNNDEAKNRSSGAYVFRPDGDIEVLNNNKVELTFYNGSIVKEVHQHVNEWISQVIRIYDEVNHVEFEWLVGPIPADDEVGKEIITRFSSNIASKGKFYTDSNGREMLERKRNQRENFDPNMSEGISGNYYPVTGQISLQDDVKRITLLNDRAQGGASLKDGELELMLHRRLLSDDAFGVGEALNETQYGTGLIARGKIYLILDAASEKPNHAERQLQHELDQHFWRFFSKSNSVPSVNKHMIPDFTAFPKSVELLSFEQYSKDQILIRVENLNTEGNVVSFNIHPLFESLNGDRIWETTLDGNMQLSDMKRFKFSQDGSGGIPSSVEYYYAPHNPMSSDSTMSAYEFVVTLIPMQIRTFIIQQK; encoded by the exons ATGGATTATTTCAGTGGTGTACTTGTTTTTATCACCCTCTTTTTACTGAACCCAGTGATATCTGAGACAACCTGTGGGTTTAAG GCATGCCCCAACACGAAATTAAACATGATCAATGTTCATTTGGTCCCCCATTCGCACGACGATGTCGGTTGGCTGAAGACGGTTGATCAGTATTACTACGGAAGTCAGAATAGCATTCAGCACGCAGGAGTGCAGTATATTTTGGATACAGTGGTCGAGGAGCTTCTGAAAGACTCGAAACGGCGTTTTATTCAGGTGGAAACCTTCTTCTTTTCGAAATGGTACTCCGAACAAACCGAAACTGTTCAACGAGTGGTGCAAAAATTGGTAGCAGATGGACGATTGGAGTTCGCAGGAGGAGCTTGGAGTATGAACGATGAAGCCACAGCTCACTACCAAAGTGTAATAGATCAATTTAAATTGGGCctgaa ATACTTAAAAGACATCTTCGGTGACTGTGGACGTCCGACAGTCGGTTGGCAGATCGATCCTTTTGGCCACTCCCGGGAAATGGCGTCTATATTTGCACAAATGGGATACAATGGCCAATTTTTCGCTCGCATGGATTACTTGGATAAATTGAAACGTCTGCTGTACCAAGAAATGGAAATGATTTGGCAATCGAGCGAATACCTGAAGAATTCTAACATATTTACTGGAATGCTTTACAATCACTATTCCGCTCCTCCCGGCTTTTGCTTTGATATCAATTGCCAGGATGCTCCAATTATCGATGGCGAGAGCTATGACAATAATGTTGACCAAAGAGTGAGTGACTTTATCGACTATGTTAAGAAAATGGCAGAGTTCTATCGATCCACTCACATAATGGTACCCATGGGAGACGATTTCCAGTATGAAGACGCGGgagttaattttaaaaacatggACAAACTGATTAA GTACGTCAACGATCGCCAATTAGCGGGATCACAGGTCAACGTTTTCTACTCAACGCCCTCCTGCTATCTCTACGAACTGCATCAGTTGCACCAAACTTGGCCGAACAAAACCGAAGATTTTTTCCCGTACTCCAGTGACTCTCACTCTTATTGGACAGGATATTTCACCTCCCGTCCAACCCAGAAGCGCTTTCATCGGGATGGAAATCACTTCTTTCAGACAGTAAAGCAACTGAGTGTTTTGGCCAATTTAACCGATACTCAGCACCTGGAAAATCTTGAAAGTCTTAGCCAGGCTATGGGAATCATGCAGCACCATGATGCTGTGACAGGTACCGAAAAACAGGCTGTAGCCCGCGATTACGACCGTATGTTGTTTAAGGCGATCGTTGGTGCCGAGAATAATGCTCGCGATGCCCTTCGATCCCTAACCAATTTAACTTCTGGGGAGTTCGAAAGTTGCCTGGAACTGAATATAAGTGCATGTGCTTTCACCCAGAATACTGCCAACAATGTGGTTGTGACCCTAGTAAATCCACTGGCTCATTCATCAACGCAATATGTGCGAGTTCCGGTGAAGAATGAAAACTACATAGTTACCGATGAAAAAG GTCGTGAAATACCCTCGCAAGTTATACCCATTCCCTGGGAAGTTTTAGCTCTGGAACATCGATCGAATGGCACGCAACACGAGTTGGTCTTTAAAGCCAGTGTTGAGAAGATTGCCAACTTTTTAATTCGCGTACTGCCAACCCCGAAAAATATTGAAGAACACCATAGGGATTTCCCTGAGGAAAAAGCCCAGGACGGGGCCGATGAACTAATAGTGGAGAATTCG CTCGTCAAACTGACTTTTGATACCACTACGGGTGGCTTGAAAACCATTGAAATGAACGGCATAGCGGAAACTATTCAACAAAGCTTTGGAGTATACAAAGGATTCCGAGGCAATAATGATGAAGCCAAAAACCGCTCTTCCGGAGCATACGTTTTCCGACCGGACGGAGATATTGAAGTACTGAACAATAACAAAGTGGAGCTTACTTTCTATAACGGCTCGATAGTTAAAGAGGTCCATCAACATGTAAACGAATGGATATCCCAGGTTATCCGCATATACGATGAGGTAAATCATGTGGAGTTCGAATGGTTGGTAGGACCAATTCCGGCGGATGACGAAGTTGGAAAAGAGATAATCACTCGCTTCTCGAGCAATATAGCCTCGAAGGGCAAATTCTATACCGACTCAAATGGCCGTGAAATGCTAGAACGTAAGAGAAACCAGCGGGAAAACTTCGATCCAAATATGTCGGAAGGTATTAGCGGAAACTATTACCCAGTAACCGGGCAAATTTCCCTGCAAGACGACGTAAAGCGAATCACCCTGCTAAACGATCGAGCTCAGGGAGGAGCCAGCTTGAAAGACGGGGAATTGGAGCTGATGCTGCATCGTCGCCTCTTAAGTGACGACGCATTCGGAGTTGGTGAAGCCCTTAATGAGACTCAGTATGGAACTGGTTTGATCGCAAgaggaaaaatatatttaattctCGATGCTGCCTCGGAGAAACCAAATCACGCAGAGCGACAGCTACAGCACGAGTTGGACCAACACTTTTGGAGGTTTTTCAGCAAATCCAATAGTGTGCCCTCTGTAAACAAGCACATGATTCCCGATTTCACAGCCTTTCCTAAATCTGTCGAACTGCTCTCTTTTGAACAATATTCCAAGGACCAAATATTGATAAGAGTGGAGAACTTGAACACGGAAGGAAACGTGGTTAGCTTTAACATTCACCCCCTTTTTGAGTCCCTGAACGGAGATCGGATTTGGGAAACCACTTTGGACGGAAATATGCAGCTGAGCGATATGAAGAGGTTCAAATTCAGTCAAGATGGCTCCGGTGGAATTCCTTCCTCCGTTGAATATTACTACGCTCCTCATAATCCCATGTCATCTGACTCTACAATGAGCGCCTACGAATTCGTTGTTACTCTGATCCCAATGCAAATTCGTACATTCATAatccaacaaaaataa